The following proteins are co-located in the Helicobacter acinonychis genome:
- a CDS encoding tetratricopeptide repeat protein: protein MGYASKLALKISLIGLCLFGALNGAEHLGHKGSFVYRGEVAYNNKDYERAVSLYKDAIKNGESIAYVLLGIMYRDGRGVPRNDKKAVEYFKKAVALDIPRGYNNLGVMYKEGRGVPKDEKKAVEYFQMAANKGYTSAYMNLGIMYMEGRGVPSSYMKAMEYFRLAMAKGSAEAYILLGDLYYSGNEQLGIEQDKEKAVIYYKMAADVGSSQAYEGLAKSYEYGLGVEKDKKQAEEFRQRACDYDLDKNCRKRNASSHH, encoded by the coding sequence ATGGGATATGCAAGCAAGTTAGCTTTAAAAATTAGTTTGATAGGTTTATGCTTGTTTGGTGCTCTTAATGGTGCGGAGCATCTTGGACACAAAGGGAGTTTTGTTTATAGAGGGGAAGTAGCTTACAATAATAAGGATTATGAGCGAGCGGTTTCTCTTTATAAAGATGCGATTAAAAATGGCGAGTCGATCGCTTATGTTTTGTTGGGGATCATGTATAGAGATGGTAGGGGCGTGCCTAGGAACGACAAGAAAGCGGTAGAGTATTTTAAAAAAGCTGTGGCGTTGGATATTCCTAGAGGGTATAATAATTTAGGCGTGATGTATAAAGAGGGTAGGGGCGTGCCTAAAGATGAAAAGAAAGCGGTGGAGTATTTCCAAATGGCTGCTAATAAGGGTTACACGAGTGCTTACATGAATTTAGGGATCATGTATATGGAAGGCAGAGGTGTTCCAAGCAGTTATATGAAAGCCATGGAGTATTTTAGGCTAGCGATGGCTAAAGGCAGTGCAGAGGCTTATATCCTTTTAGGGGATCTTTATTATAGTGGGAATGAGCAATTGGGCATTGAGCAAGACAAAGAAAAAGCCGTTATTTACTATAAAATGGCAGCTGATGTGGGCTCTTCTCAAGCGTATGAAGGGTTAGCCAAATCTTATGAATATGGTTTGGGCGTGGAAAAGGATAAGAAACAAGCTGAAGAGTTTAGGCAGCGTGCATGCGATTATGACTTGGATAAGAATTGCAGGAAAAGAAACGCTTCAAGCCACCACTAA
- a CDS encoding hotdog domain-containing protein: MQEIITHVDYDSLQTCKNFHSSVSGELIVLEKDIAHVRFKGNESMVYEENFVHAGFVLTACNYAALCALNKKYSVVVSNNINFYAPLELNQEALIKAQVVQDGVKKAEIKIEAFVLDIQVLEGMIEVVVFDKKPFKFNFKEE; this comes from the coding sequence ATGCAAGAAATAATCACTCATGTGGATTATGACTCTTTACAAACTTGTAAGAATTTTCATTCAAGCGTGAGTGGGGAATTGATCGTTTTAGAAAAAGATATAGCCCATGTGCGTTTTAAAGGTAATGAAAGCATGGTGTATGAAGAAAATTTTGTGCATGCAGGCTTTGTGCTAACCGCATGCAATTATGCGGCCTTATGCGCGTTGAATAAAAAATACAGCGTGGTGGTTTCTAATAACATCAATTTTTATGCCCCCCTAGAATTGAATCAAGAAGCACTCATTAAAGCGCAAGTCGTTCAAGATGGCGTGAAAAAAGCTGAAATAAAAATAGAGGCGTTTGTGTTAGACATTCAGGTTTTAGAGGGAATGATAGAAGTGGTGGTGTTTGATAAAAAGCCTTTTAAATTTAATTTTAAAGAAGAGTAG
- the metG gene encoding methionine--tRNA ligase, with amino-acid sequence MQKSLITTPIYYVNDIPHIGHAYTTLIADTLKKYYTLQGEEVFFLTGTDEHGQKIEQSAKLRNQSPKAYADSISAIFKNQWDFFNLDYDGFIRTTDNEHQKCVQNAFEIMFEKGDIYKGTYSGYYCVSCESYCAISKADNTNNKVLCPDCLRETTLLEEESYFFRLSAYEKPLLEFYAKNPEVILPIYRKNEVTSFIEQGLLDLSITRTSFEWGILLPKKMNDPKHVVYVWLDALLNYASALGYLNGLENKMVHFECARHIVGKDILRFHAIYWPAFLMSLGLPLFKQLCVHGWWTIEGVKMSKSLGNVLDAQKLAMEYGIEELRYFLLREVPFGQDGDFSKKALVERINANLNNDLGNLLNRLLGMAKKYFNYSLKSEKITTYYPKELEKVHQILDNANSFVPKMQLHKALEELFGVYDFLNKLIAKEEPWVLHKNNESEKLEALLSLIANALLQSSFLLYAFMPKSAMKLASAFNVKITPTNYERFFKSKNLQDIILQDTEPLFSKMEKVGETTPAKKEEEKTPEEKTPQKQENYISIDDFKKVEIKVGLIKEAQRVEKSNKLLRLKVDLGENRLRQIISGIALDYEPENLIGQMVCVVANLKSAKLMGEMSEGMILAVRDNDSLALISPTKEKTAGSLIS; translated from the coding sequence ATGCAAAAATCACTGATCACAACCCCCATTTATTATGTGAATGATATCCCCCATATTGGTCATGCTTATACGACTTTGATTGCAGACACTCTAAAGAAGTATTACACGCTTCAAGGCGAAGAAGTCTTTTTTTTAACTGGCACCGATGAGCATGGGCAAAAGATTGAACAAAGCGCGAAATTAAGAAATCAAAGCCCTAAAGCTTACGCCGATAGCATTAGCGCGATTTTTAAAAACCAATGGGATTTTTTCAATTTAGATTATGATGGTTTTATCCGCACCACAGATAATGAACATCAAAAATGCGTGCAAAACGCTTTTGAAATCATGTTTGAAAAAGGGGATATTTATAAAGGTACTTATAGTGGGTATTATTGCGTGAGTTGTGAGAGTTATTGCGCGATCTCTAAAGCGGATAATACAAACAATAAAGTCTTATGCCCTGATTGTTTGAGAGAGACCACGCTTTTAGAAGAAGAGAGTTATTTTTTTAGATTGAGTGCATATGAAAAACCTTTATTAGAGTTTTATGCCAAAAACCCTGAAGTGATCTTGCCCATTTATCGTAAAAATGAAGTCACTTCTTTTATTGAACAAGGCTTGTTGGATCTATCTATCACGCGCACAAGCTTTGAATGGGGCATTCTTTTACCTAAAAAAATGAATGATCCTAAACATGTGGTGTATGTTTGGCTAGACGCTTTATTGAATTATGCGAGCGCGTTGGGGTATTTGAATGGTTTAGAAAATAAAATGGTGCATTTTGAGTGCGCTAGGCATATTGTGGGTAAGGATATTTTACGCTTCCATGCCATTTATTGGCCAGCCTTTTTGATGAGCTTGGGTTTGCCTTTATTCAAACAGCTTTGCGTGCATGGGTGGTGGACGATAGAGGGCGTGAAAATGAGTAAGAGCTTGGGTAATGTTTTAGACGCTCAAAAGCTTGCTATGGAGTATGGGATTGAAGAATTGCGCTATTTTTTATTGCGTGAAGTACCTTTTGGGCAAGATGGGGATTTTTCTAAAAAAGCGTTAGTAGAAAGGATCAACGCCAATTTGAACAACGATTTGGGGAATTTATTGAATCGTTTGTTAGGCATGGCTAAAAAATATTTTAACTATTCTTTAAAAAGCGAAAAAATCACCACATATTACCCTAAAGAGTTAGAAAAAGTGCATCAAATTTTAGATAACGCTAACTCTTTTGTGCCTAAAATGCAATTGCATAAAGCGTTAGAAGAATTGTTTGGCGTTTATGATTTTTTAAACAAACTCATCGCTAAAGAAGAGCCATGGGTTTTGCATAAAAACAACGAATCAGAAAAATTAGAAGCCTTATTGAGTTTGATTGCAAACGCGCTTTTACAATCAAGCTTTTTACTCTATGCGTTCATGCCAAAGAGTGCTATGAAATTAGCGAGCGCTTTTAATGTAAAAATCACGCCCACAAATTACGAACGCTTTTTCAAGTCTAAAAATTTACAAGATATAATCTTGCAAGACACCGAGCCCTTATTCTCTAAAATGGAAAAAGTGGGGGAAACAACCCCAGCCAAAAAAGAAGAAGAAAAAACGCCAGAAGAAAAAACCCCACAAAAACAAGAAAACTATATCAGTATTGATGATTTCAAAAAAGTAGAAATTAAAGTGGGGCTTATCAAAGAGGCTCAAAGGGTTGAAAAGTCCAATAAATTACTGCGCTTAAAGGTGGATTTAGGTGAAAATCGTTTGAGGCAGATTATTTCAGGGATCGCTTTGGATTATGAGCCTGAAAATTTAATCGGTCAAATGGTGTGCGTGGTGGCTAATTTAAAATCCGCAAAGCTTATGGGCGAAATGAGTGAGGGCATGATTTTAGCGGTGCGAGATAATGACAGTTTGGCCTTAATTAGCCCCACAAAAGAAAAAACCGCAGGAAGTCTCATTAGCTAA
- a CDS encoding mechanosensitive ion channel family protein, whose amino-acid sequence MRLLWCWVLALSLFLNPLRTEEQETDALDLFLIFNQINQLNQVIETYKKDPERSAEISLYNDQKNDLIKSLTSKVLNERDKIGIDINQNLKEQEKIKKHLAKSIKGHDFYTFMKDRLSLDILLVDEILYRFIDKIRSSIDIFSEQKDVENISNAFLLRLGQFKPYTFPKNLDNIKMHELQEMYSDYELRLNTYTEVLRYIKNHPKEVLPKNLIMEVNMDFVLNKISKILPFTTHSLQVSKIVLSLTILVVLLALRKLITFLLGKILDFLFEFMRRNKKMHINVQSSIVLPVSVFLAIFSCDVALDIFYYPNASPHKFSMWVGAVYIMLLAWLVIVLFKGYGAALVTNIATKSTHNFRKEVINLILKIVYFLIFIVALLGVLKQLGFNVSAIIASLGIGGLAVALAVKDVLANFFASVILLLDNSFSQGDWIVCGEVEGTVVEMGLRRTTIRAFDNALLSVPNSELAGKPIRNWSRRKVGRRIKMEIGLTYNSSQSALQLCVKDIREMLENHPKIANGSDSALQNVNDYRYMFKKDIVSIDDFLGYKSNLFVFLDQFADSSINILVYCFSKTVVWGEWLEVKEDVMLKIMEIVEKHHLSFAFPSQSLYVESLPKVSLKEKAKI is encoded by the coding sequence ATGCGTTTGTTATGGTGTTGGGTGTTGGCATTATCGCTCTTTTTGAATCCTTTGAGGACCGAAGAGCAAGAGACAGATGCGTTGGATTTGTTTTTGATTTTCAATCAAATCAACCAGCTCAATCAGGTCATTGAGACCTATAAAAAAGACCCTGAAAGAAGCGCTGAAATCTCTTTGTATAACGATCAAAAAAATGATTTGATTAAAAGCCTAACTTCTAAGGTCCTGAATGAAAGGGATAAGATTGGGATTGATATAAACCAAAATTTAAAAGAGCAAGAGAAAATCAAAAAACATTTAGCTAAAAGCATTAAGGGTCATGATTTCTACACTTTCATGAAAGACAGATTGTCTTTAGATATTTTGTTAGTGGATGAGATTTTATATCGTTTTATCGATAAGATCAGGAGCAGTATTGATATTTTTAGCGAACAAAAAGATGTGGAAAATATCAGTAACGCTTTCCTTTTGCGTCTAGGGCAATTCAAACCCTACACTTTCCCTAAAAATTTAGACAATATCAAAATGCATGAATTGCAAGAAATGTATAGCGATTATGAATTGCGTTTGAACACTTATACTGAAGTCTTGCGTTATATCAAAAACCACCCTAAAGAAGTGCTTCCTAAAAACTTGATCATGGAAGTGAATATGGATTTTGTGTTAAACAAAATCAGTAAGATCTTGCCTTTCACCACCCATAGTTTGCAAGTGAGTAAAATCGTGCTTTCTTTAACGATTTTAGTCGTATTGTTAGCTTTAAGGAAGTTAATCACTTTTCTTCTAGGCAAAATATTGGATTTTCTTTTTGAATTCATGCGGCGCAATAAAAAAATGCATATCAATGTCCAAAGCAGCATTGTTTTACCGGTTTCTGTCTTTTTAGCGATATTCAGTTGCGATGTGGCTTTAGATATTTTCTATTACCCTAACGCATCGCCCCATAAATTTTCTATGTGGGTGGGCGCGGTGTATATCATGCTTTTAGCATGGCTAGTGATCGTGCTTTTTAAGGGGTATGGGGCGGCGTTAGTTACCAATATCGCTACCAAAAGCACGCACAATTTTAGAAAAGAAGTGATCAACTTGATTTTAAAAATCGTGTATTTTTTGATTTTTATTGTCGCGCTTTTAGGGGTTTTGAAACAATTAGGGTTTAATGTTTCAGCCATCATCGCTTCTTTAGGGATTGGTGGGTTAGCAGTGGCTTTAGCGGTTAAAGATGTGTTGGCGAATTTTTTTGCTTCTGTCATTTTATTATTAGACAATTCGTTTTCTCAAGGGGATTGGATTGTGTGCGGTGAAGTGGAGGGCACGGTGGTGGAAATGGGGTTAAGACGCACCACGATCAGAGCTTTTGATAACGCTCTTTTGTCCGTGCCTAACTCAGAATTAGCCGGAAAGCCCATCAGAAACTGGAGCCGTCGTAAAGTGGGAAGGCGCATTAAAATGGAAATAGGCTTGACTTATAATTCTAGTCAAAGTGCTTTACAGCTTTGCGTGAAAGACATTAGAGAAATGTTAGAAAACCACCCTAAAATCGCTAATGGATCCGATAGCGCTTTGCAAAATGTGAATGATTACCGCTACATGTTTAAAAAAGATATTGTCTCTATTGATGATTTTTTAGGGTATAAAAGCAATTTGTTTGTCTTTTTAGATCAATTTGCAGATAGCTCTATCAATATTTTAGTGTATTGCTTTTCTAAAACGGTGGTTTGGGGGGAGTGGCTAGAAGTCAAAGAAGATGTGATGCTAAAAATCATGGAAATTGTAGAAAAGCATCATTTGAGTTTTGCTTTCCCATCGCAGAGTTTGTATGTGGAGAGTTTGCCAAAAGTTAGCCTGAAAGAAAAGGCTAAAATCTAA
- the cmoB gene encoding tRNA 5-methoxyuridine(34)/uridine 5-oxyacetic acid(34) synthase CmoB produces MLICNDNLNQKTLLEEIMALRPWRKGPFEISKIKIDSEWDSSIKWDLVKNATSLKDKIVADVGCNNGYYLFKMLEHGPKSLVGFDPGVLVKKQFEFLAPFFDKEKKIIYKSLGVEDLNEKYPNAFDVIFCLGVLYHRKSPLETLKALYHALKIGGELVLDTLIIDSPLDIALCPKKTYAKMKNAYFIPSISALKGWCERVGFGDFEIISVLKTTPKEQRKTDFILGQSLEDFLDKKDHSKTLEGYDAPLRGYFKMLKSSSKR; encoded by the coding sequence ATGCTTATTTGTAACGATAACCTCAATCAAAAAACCCTTTTAGAAGAAATCATGGCGTTAAGGCCATGGCGTAAAGGTCCTTTTGAAATTTCTAAGATCAAGATTGATAGCGAATGGGATAGCTCTATTAAATGGGATCTAGTCAAGAACGCCACTTCTTTAAAAGATAAAATCGTCGCTGATGTGGGTTGCAATAATGGCTATTACTTGTTTAAGATGCTAGAGCATGGGCCTAAAAGTTTGGTGGGGTTTGATCCGGGCGTTTTAGTCAAAAAACAATTTGAATTTTTAGCCCCCTTTTTTGATAAAGAAAAAAAAATCATCTACAAGTCTTTAGGGGTGGAGGATTTGAATGAAAAATACCCTAACGCTTTTGATGTCATTTTTTGTTTAGGGGTGCTATACCATAGAAAAAGCCCACTAGAAACTTTAAAAGCCTTGTATCATGCTTTGAAAATAGGGGGGGAGTTGGTGTTGGATACGCTCATTATTGATTCGCCCCTAGACATTGCCCTTTGCCCTAAAAAAACTTATGCTAAAATGAAAAACGCTTATTTTATCCCTAGTATTAGTGCGCTAAAAGGGTGGTGTGAAAGGGTAGGGTTTGGAGATTTTGAAATCATTAGCGTTTTAAAGACTACGCCTAAAGAACAGCGTAAAACGGATTTTATTTTGGGGCAAAGTTTGGAAGATTTTTTGGATAAAAAAGATCATTCTAAAACTTTAGAGGGGTATGACGCCCCTTTGAGAGGGTATTTTAAAATGCTTAAATCATCAAGCAAGCGTTAG
- the cfaS gene encoding cyclopropane fatty acid synthase, whose amino-acid sequence MISKFLLKSMFKQWKNGDYQVVFWDNSVYRNGEHSPKFTLKIHRPLKFSDIKKDMSLTIAEAYMDGVIDIEGSMDEVMHSLYLQTNYKHLHKHDSAKAIQKPLKESSNISKHYDLGNDFYSIWLDETLSYSCAYFKKDDDTLHTAQLQKLDHTLKKLHLKQGEKLLDIGCGWGYLSIKAAQEYGAEVMGITISNEQYKQANKQVQELGLEDRVTIKLLNYQDLDGRLYRFDKVVSVGMFEHVGKDNLPFYFKKVKEVLKTGGMFLLHSILCCFEGETNAWVDKYIFPGGYLPSLREVMSVMSECDFHLLMAESLRIHYAKTLDIWWDNFNHNLDKVKRLGYDERFIRMWDLYLRTCASAFRVGSADLFQLLLTNSVDNTFPLTKEYIYQ is encoded by the coding sequence ATGATTTCAAAATTTTTGCTCAAAAGCATGTTTAAACAATGGAAAAACGGCGATTATCAGGTTGTTTTTTGGGATAATAGCGTTTATAGGAATGGCGAACATTCGCCTAAATTCACCCTTAAAATCCACCGCCCCCTAAAATTTAGCGATATTAAAAAAGACATGTCTTTAACGATTGCTGAGGCTTATATGGACGGCGTGATTGATATTGAAGGCTCTATGGATGAGGTGATGCATTCTTTGTATTTGCAAACCAATTATAAACATTTACATAAACATGATAGCGCTAAAGCTATTCAAAAACCCCTTAAAGAAAGCTCCAACATTTCTAAACACTACGATTTAGGGAATGACTTTTATTCTATTTGGTTAGATGAAACCTTAAGTTATTCATGCGCTTATTTTAAAAAGGACGATGACACTCTTCATACCGCCCAACTCCAAAAATTAGATCACACTTTAAAAAAGCTCCATTTAAAACAAGGCGAAAAACTATTGGATATAGGCTGTGGTTGGGGCTATCTCTCCATAAAAGCTGCGCAAGAATATGGGGCAGAAGTGATGGGGATCACCATTTCTAATGAGCAATACAAACAGGCTAACAAACAAGTCCAAGAGCTAGGATTAGAAGATAGAGTCACGATCAAATTATTGAATTACCAGGATTTAGATGGGCGGTTATACCGCTTTGACAAGGTGGTGAGTGTGGGCATGTTTGAGCATGTGGGTAAGGATAATCTACCCTTTTATTTCAAAAAAGTTAAAGAAGTGTTAAAAACGGGTGGGATGTTTTTGCTCCACTCTATTTTATGCTGTTTTGAGGGCGAGACTAACGCTTGGGTGGATAAATACATTTTCCCGGGCGGCTACTTGCCCTCTTTAAGAGAAGTGATGAGCGTGATGAGCGAATGCGATTTCCACTTGCTGATGGCTGAAAGCTTACGCATCCATTACGCTAAGACTTTAGACATTTGGTGGGACAACTTTAACCACAATTTAGACAAGGTGAAAAGACTCGGCTATGATGAAAGGTTTATCCGCATGTGGGATTTGTATTTAAGGACTTGTGCATCGGCTTTTAGGGTAGGGAGTGCAGATTTATTCCAATTGCTTTTAACTAACAGCGTGGATAACACATTCCCTTTAACCAAAGAATACATTTATCAATAA
- the ggt gene encoding gamma-glutamyltransferase encodes MRRSFLKTIGLCTIAFSLGLLNPLSAASYPPIQNTKVGLALSSHPLATEIGQKVLEDGGNAIDAAVAIGFALAVVHPVAGNIGGGGFAVIHLANGENVTLDFREKAPLKATRDMFLDKQGNVIPKLSQDGYLAVGVPGTVAGMEAMLKKYGTKKLSQLIEPAIKLAEHGYPISKRQAETLKDARERFLKYNSSKKYFLKKGHLDYQEGDLFVQKDLAKTLTQIKTLGAKGFYQGQVADLIEKDMKKNGGIITKEDLASYSVKWRKPVVGNYRGYKIISMAPPSSGGTHLIQILNVMENADLSALGYGASKNIHIVAEAMRQAYADRSVYMGDADFVSVPVDKLINKAYAKKIFDAIQPDTVTPSSQIKPGMGQLHEGNNTTHYSVADRWGNAVSITYTINDYYGSAASVDGAGFLLNNEMDDFSIKPGNPNLYGLVGGDANAIEANKRPLSSMTPTIVLKNNKVFMVVGSPGGARIITTVLQVISNVIDYNMDISEAVSAPRFHMQWLPDELRIEKFGIPADVKDNLTKMGYQIVTKPVMGDVNAIHILPQVKGRIFYGSTDPRKEF; translated from the coding sequence ATGAGACGGAGTTTTTTAAAAACGATTGGCTTATGCACGATAGCATTCTCTTTGGGTTTGTTAAACCCTTTGAGTGCAGCGAGTTACCCACCCATTCAAAACACTAAAGTAGGGTTAGCCCTTTCTAGCCATCCGCTAGCTACTGAAATCGGGCAAAAGGTTTTAGAAGATGGGGGCAATGCGATTGATGCGGCCGTAGCGATTGGCTTTGCTTTAGCGGTCGTCCATCCTGTGGCAGGCAATATTGGTGGAGGGGGTTTTGCGGTTATCCATTTAGCCAATGGGGAAAATGTGACCTTAGATTTTAGAGAAAAAGCCCCCCTAAAAGCCACTAGAGACATGTTTTTAGACAAGCAAGGCAATGTGATCCCCAAACTCAGTCAAGATGGCTATTTAGCCGTTGGTGTTCCTGGAACGGTGGCTGGCATGGAAGCGATGCTAAAAAAGTACGGCACTAAAAAATTGTCGCAACTTATTGAGCCTGCGATTAAATTAGCTGAGCATGGTTACCCTATTTCAAAAAGGCAAGCAGAGACTTTAAAGGACGCTAGGGAGCGGTTTTTAAAATACAATTCTAGTAAAAAATATTTTTTGAAAAAGGGGCATCTTGATTACCAAGAGGGGGATTTGTTTGTCCAAAAGGATTTGGCCAAAACTTTGACTCAAATCAAAACGCTAGGTGCTAAAGGCTTTTATCAAGGGCAAGTGGCTGATTTGATTGAAAAAGACATGAAAAAAAATGGAGGGATTATCACCAAAGAGGATCTCGCTAGTTATAGCGTGAAATGGCGCAAACCGGTGGTGGGGAATTATCGCGGATATAAGATCATTTCTATGGCACCACCGAGTTCGGGAGGTACGCATTTGATCCAAATTTTGAATGTCATGGAAAATGCGGATTTGAGCGCTCTTGGGTATGGGGCTTCTAAAAATATCCATATCGTTGCAGAAGCGATGCGCCAAGCTTATGCGGATAGATCGGTTTATATGGGAGACGCTGATTTTGTTTCAGTGCCGGTGGATAAACTCATCAATAAAGCGTATGCTAAAAAGATTTTTGATGCTATCCAACCAGATACGGTCACGCCAAGCTCTCAAATCAAACCGGGAATGGGGCAATTGCATGAGGGGAATAACACGACGCATTATTCTGTGGCGGACAGGTGGGGGAATGCGGTGAGTATCACTTACACGATCAACGATTATTATGGGAGTGCTGCGAGCGTTGATGGGGCAGGATTTTTGTTGAATAATGAAATGGATGATTTTTCCATTAAGCCAGGAAACCCTAATCTCTATGGTTTGGTAGGGGGCGATGCAAATGCGATTGAAGCCAATAAGCGTCCTTTAAGCTCCATGACGCCTACGATCGTGTTGAAAAACAATAAGGTTTTTATGGTGGTGGGGAGCCCTGGAGGCGCTAGGATCATCACTACGGTGTTGCAAGTGATTTCTAATGTGATTGACTACAACATGGATATTTCTGAAGCGGTTTCAGCTCCTAGGTTTCACATGCAATGGCTTCCTGATGAATTAAGGATTGAAAAATTCGGCATACCCGCTGATGTGAAGGATAACCTCACTAAAATGGGCTATCAAATTGTCACTAAGCCGGTGATGGGCGATGTGAATGCGATCCATATTTTACCTCAAGTGAAAGGGCGTATCTTTTATGGATCAACAGATCCAAGGAAAGAGTTTTGA
- a CDS encoding glycosyltransferase, producing MVIVLVVDSFKDTSNGTSMTAFRFFEALKKRGHAMRVVAPHVDNLGNEEEGYYNLKERYIPLVTEVSHRQHILFAKPDEKILRKAFKGADMIHTYLPFLLEKEAVKIAREMQVPYIGSFHLQPEHISYNMKLGQFSWLNKMLFSWFKSSHYRYIHHIHCPSKFIVEELEKYNYGGKKYAISNGFDPMFKCNQEQKSLFDMTPFKIAMVGRYSNEKNQSVLIKAIALSRYKQDIVLLLKGKGPDEKKIKLLVQKLGVKTEFGFVNSNELLEILKTCTLYVHTANVESEAIACLEAISVGIVPIIANSPLSATRQFALDERSLFEPNNAKDLSVKIDWWLENKLEREKMQGEYAKSALNYTLENSVIQIEKVYGEAIKDFKNNPNLFKTLAR from the coding sequence ATGGTTATTGTTTTAGTTGTGGATAGCTTTAAAGACACCAGTAATGGCACTTCTATGACAGCATTTCGTTTTTTTGAAGCGTTGAAAAAAAGAGGGCATGCAATGAGAGTGGTCGCCCCTCATGTGGATAATTTAGGGAATGAAGAAGAGGGGTATTACAACCTTAAAGAACGCTACATTCCTTTAGTTACAGAAGTTTCACACAGACAGCACATTCTTTTTGCTAAGCCGGATGAAAAAATTCTAAGAAAGGCCTTTAAGGGAGCGGATATGATCCACACTTACTTGCCTTTTTTGCTAGAAAAAGAAGCCGTAAAAATTGCACGAGAAATGCAAGTGCCTTACATTGGCTCTTTCCATTTACAGCCAGAGCATATTTCTTATAACATGAAATTAGGGCAATTTTCTTGGTTGAATAAAATGCTTTTTTCGTGGTTTAAATCTTCGCATTATCGCTATATCCACCACATCCATTGCCCCTCAAAATTCATTGTAGAAGAATTAGAAAAATATAATTATGGAGGGAAAAAATACGCTATCTCTAATGGCTTTGATCCCATGTTTAAATGCAATCAAGAGCAAAAAAGCCTTTTTGACATGACACCCTTTAAAATCGCTATGGTAGGGCGCTATTCTAACGAAAAAAATCAAAGCGTTTTAATCAAAGCGATTGCTTTAAGCCGATACAAACAAGATATTGTGTTGTTATTAAAAGGCAAAGGGCCTGATGAGAAAAAAATCAAACTTCTAGTCCAAAAATTAGGCGTAAAAACGGAGTTTGGGTTTGTCAATTCCAATGAATTATTAGAGATTTTAAAAACTTGCACCCTTTATGTGCATACAGCCAATGTAGAAAGCGAAGCGATTGCATGCTTAGAAGCCATTAGTGTAGGGATTGTTCCTATTATTGCTAATAGCCCTTTAAGCGCGACTAGGCAATTCGCGCTAGATGAACGATCTTTATTTGAACCTAATAACGCTAAAGATTTGAGCGTTAAAATAGATTGGTGGCTAGAAAACAAGCTTGAAAGAGAAAAAATGCAGGGCGAATACGCTAAAAGCGCTTTAAACTACACTTTAGAAAATTCAGTCATTCAAATTGAAAAAGTTTATGGAGAAGCGATCAAGGATTTTAAAAACAACCCCAACCTCTTTAAAACTCTAGCGCGATAA